The following proteins come from a genomic window of Microbacterium lemovicicum:
- the tsaE gene encoding tRNA (adenosine(37)-N6)-threonylcarbamoyltransferase complex ATPase subunit type 1 TsaE: MSGLDPLVGRREVSSPGAMETFGEEIGRMLRGGDLVVLTGPLGAGKTTLTRGIAAGVGVRGPVQSPTFVIARTHPSLIGGPSLVHVDAYRLGSPAELDDLDIDVERSVVVVEWGRGMVDGLRDEWWEIELERPVGGRGADTMCGDISAHTLELDADAPRIVTVSRRP; this comes from the coding sequence CGCGAGGTGTCGTCGCCGGGGGCGATGGAGACCTTCGGCGAGGAGATCGGACGGATGCTGCGCGGGGGCGACCTCGTCGTGCTGACCGGTCCGCTGGGCGCCGGCAAGACCACGCTCACCCGCGGGATCGCAGCCGGCGTCGGCGTGCGCGGACCCGTGCAGAGCCCGACGTTCGTGATCGCACGCACCCACCCCTCGCTCATCGGCGGACCGAGCCTCGTGCACGTCGACGCCTACCGGCTGGGCTCGCCCGCCGAGCTCGACGACCTCGACATCGATGTGGAGCGCAGCGTCGTGGTAGTCGAATGGGGTCGCGGCATGGTCGACGGCCTGCGCGACGAGTGGTGGGAGATCGAGCTCGAGCGTCCGGTCGGCGGACGCGGTGCCGACACGATGTGCGGCGACATCTCCGCCCACACGCTGGAGCTCGATGCCGACGCCCCGAGGATCGTGACGGTCAGCCGACGGCCGTGA
- a CDS encoding alpha/beta fold hydrolase — MEPSRPARRSAALLLSERAIGLRRVTVETATGPVVVRAGRKAGGPAVVLLHGAAGSWTTWTPLVAASDASARPLSDLVIPDLPGWGESRSLPAGAGIGELSEAVVLAVRSLGYTSWHVVGHSLGGFVALDIAATEPDATLSVTLVSPTGRSVTDAVRHPLRAGRRLPGFAGMLLAMRFLAALPADGRGLLRTLRRAGLIRRLASPLFASPRYVHSSVADALADEIRPESFVRAAKLAARYDTRVWRRITAAVRSVRGRHDVFSADSDAAAFVVDIPDFAERRLDDAGHFAHIEDPAAVLGTMAEAKDERMPRLTAVG; from the coding sequence GTGGAACCTTCTCGACCGGCTCGCCGCTCCGCCGCGCTCCTCCTGAGCGAGCGCGCGATCGGCCTGCGCCGCGTGACGGTGGAGACGGCGACCGGCCCCGTGGTCGTCCGTGCCGGACGGAAGGCGGGTGGACCGGCCGTCGTTCTCCTCCACGGCGCCGCGGGGTCCTGGACCACGTGGACGCCGCTGGTCGCGGCATCCGATGCGTCCGCGCGCCCCCTGTCCGATCTCGTCATCCCCGATCTGCCCGGCTGGGGCGAGAGCCGGTCGCTGCCGGCGGGTGCCGGGATCGGCGAGCTGTCCGAGGCGGTCGTGCTGGCCGTCCGCTCGCTGGGCTACACCTCCTGGCACGTCGTCGGCCACTCGCTCGGCGGCTTCGTCGCCCTCGACATCGCCGCGACGGAGCCGGACGCGACGCTGTCGGTCACGCTCGTCTCCCCCACCGGTCGCAGTGTGACCGACGCCGTGCGGCATCCTCTGCGGGCCGGACGACGCCTGCCCGGGTTCGCCGGCATGCTGCTGGCCATGCGGTTCCTCGCGGCTCTGCCCGCGGACGGCCGCGGGCTTCTGCGCACACTGCGGCGCGCCGGGCTCATTCGCCGGCTGGCCTCTCCGCTCTTCGCCAGCCCGCGCTACGTGCACTCGAGCGTCGCCGACGCCCTCGCCGACGAGATCCGTCCGGAGTCCTTCGTCCGCGCGGCGAAGCTGGCGGCGCGCTACGACACGCGGGTCTGGAGGCGGATCACCGCTGCGGTCCGCTCGGTACGCGGCCGCCACGACGTCTTCAGCGCCGACTCCGACGCTGCCGCCTTCGTCGTCGACATCCCCGATTTCGCCGAGCGCCGGCTGGACGATGCCGGCCACTTCGCCCACATCGAGGACCCCGCGGCCGTCCTCGGGACCATGGCCGAGGCGAAGGACGAGCGGATGCCGCGGCTCACGGCCGTCGGCTGA
- a CDS encoding OmpA family protein yields MNRTRPLHLSVTLVVAGTIVLLSGCSAQVVAAGSAAPPASATPSASATGATAAAVDAPTVAGYPVGEFPPVPLFQLPDLALLDGSASAFTIDLTARVGDHPGLTVAPAHCDASGAVVSGAGSAYLYGDGSGTYTGPDGTVQNFRDGSGTTVIGDVTIQNFGDGSGTYADGATTIQNFGDGSGTYVDPELAVQIFGDGSGNWTRGDVTIQNFGDGSGTYADGTTRIQNFGDGSGTYTDPGITIQNFGDGTGVVDGTPVEVAPIATVPVLGVFPTLATLAPLASCGTTITLSDGVLFDFDQAVVRSDAVPVLDALARALGETGAPQAVISGHTDAIGSDDDNQELSERRAAAVVAALRDRGVSGGLSAEGFGESRPVAPDEIDGADNPAGRQLNRRVEIFIPAFGA; encoded by the coding sequence ATGAACCGCACTCGCCCACTGCACCTCTCGGTGACCCTCGTGGTCGCCGGCACGATCGTGCTCCTGTCAGGGTGTTCCGCGCAGGTCGTCGCCGCAGGGTCGGCTGCGCCGCCCGCGAGCGCGACCCCGTCGGCCTCGGCGACGGGGGCGACGGCGGCAGCCGTGGACGCGCCCACCGTCGCGGGCTATCCCGTGGGGGAGTTCCCGCCGGTGCCGCTGTTCCAGCTGCCCGACCTGGCCCTACTGGACGGTTCCGCCTCCGCCTTCACGATCGATCTCACCGCCCGCGTCGGCGACCACCCGGGCCTCACGGTCGCCCCCGCTCACTGCGACGCGTCGGGAGCGGTGGTCTCCGGCGCCGGATCGGCCTACCTCTACGGCGACGGCTCGGGCACCTACACCGGGCCCGACGGCACGGTGCAGAACTTCCGGGACGGCTCGGGCACCACCGTCATCGGCGACGTCACGATCCAGAACTTCGGCGACGGGTCGGGCACCTACGCCGACGGGGCGACGACGATCCAGAACTTCGGCGACGGCTCGGGGACATACGTCGACCCCGAGCTGGCGGTGCAGATCTTCGGCGACGGCTCCGGCAACTGGACCCGCGGCGACGTCACGATCCAGAACTTCGGCGACGGGTCGGGCACCTACGCCGACGGCACGACCCGCATCCAGAACTTCGGCGACGGGTCGGGCACGTACACCGACCCCGGCATCACCATCCAGAACTTCGGCGACGGGACGGGAGTGGTCGACGGCACCCCCGTCGAGGTCGCGCCGATCGCCACGGTCCCCGTGCTCGGCGTGTTCCCGACGCTGGCCACCCTGGCGCCGCTCGCGTCCTGCGGCACCACCATCACCCTGTCGGACGGCGTGCTGTTCGACTTCGATCAGGCGGTCGTCCGATCCGATGCCGTTCCCGTCCTCGACGCGCTCGCCCGCGCGCTCGGCGAGACCGGGGCGCCCCAGGCGGTGATCTCGGGCCACACCGATGCGATCGGCTCGGACGACGACAACCAGGAGCTCTCGGAGCGTCGCGCCGCTGCCGTCGTCGCGGCCCTCCGCGATCGCGGCGTGTCGGGCGGCCTCTCGGCGGAGGGCTTCGGCGAGTCCCGCCCCGTCGCGCCCGATGAGATCGACGGCGCCGACAACCCCGCCGGACGGCAGCTGAACCGCCGTGTCGAGATCTTCATCCCCGCGTTCGGAGCATGA
- a CDS encoding DUF3060 domain-containing protein yields MTRVTPLVPVTAARRVVLSGGALILAVMMAGCAVSLSAPASGTPAGEETAVTPGPTSPAPAPSVPATGSADGPAPSSSPSDDRLTREDLLAAASITIACTPGLVLTEPGAVTRVEGTCEDVTVATDAAYVVLDDASRVTITGSGVVVSALAVDTISIDGDANTVWWTGSAPVVTDSGAGNVIERER; encoded by the coding sequence ATGACCCGAGTGACCCCCCTCGTCCCTGTCACCGCCGCGCGCCGCGTCGTGCTCAGCGGCGGCGCCCTGATCCTCGCCGTGATGATGGCGGGATGCGCGGTCAGCCTCTCGGCCCCGGCATCCGGCACGCCCGCCGGCGAGGAGACGGCCGTGACGCCCGGCCCCACGTCGCCCGCGCCGGCGCCGTCCGTTCCGGCGACCGGTTCGGCGGACGGCCCTGCCCCGTCCTCGTCGCCGTCCGATGACCGCCTGACGCGGGAGGACCTCCTCGCCGCGGCATCCATCACGATCGCGTGCACCCCGGGACTCGTGCTCACCGAGCCCGGCGCTGTCACGCGGGTCGAGGGGACGTGCGAGGACGTCACCGTCGCGACCGATGCCGCCTACGTCGTCCTCGACGACGCGTCCCGCGTGACCATCACCGGCAGCGGAGTCGTCGTCTCGGCGCTCGCCGTCGACACGATCTCCATCGACGGCGACGCGAACACGGTGTGGTGGACGGGGTCGGCACCCGTCGTCACGGATTCCGGCGCCGGTAACGTCATCGAACGGGAGCGCTGA
- a CDS encoding DUF4190 domain-containing protein, with protein MSAPVIAWQGWPRPPARTDGLAVAALVLGVCGFGLLPVVFGHVALRRIRRTGDQGAGLAIAGLVLGYLALAAAAVGVVLLVLAVGIPLWAAAASGALS; from the coding sequence ATGTCCGCTCCCGTCATCGCCTGGCAGGGATGGCCGCGCCCCCCGGCGCGCACCGACGGGCTCGCCGTGGCCGCGCTGGTGCTCGGCGTCTGCGGATTCGGGCTCCTGCCCGTGGTCTTCGGCCACGTCGCGCTCCGCCGCATCCGCCGGACCGGCGACCAGGGCGCGGGACTCGCGATCGCCGGGCTCGTGCTCGGCTACCTCGCCCTCGCGGCGGCCGCCGTCGGCGTCGTGCTGCTCGTGCTCGCGGTCGGGATCCCGCTGTGGGCGGCTGCCGCATCCGGAGCGCTCTCGTGA
- a CDS encoding response regulator transcription factor — translation MTERPSLLLIDDDEAITAGLGSFLERSGFTVRVAGDGRDGLAALAEERFDVAVCDVIMPHMDGREFVRRLRAEGSWMPVILLTAVGESYERSAALDEGADDYLNKPFDPQELLSRIRAVLRRSVPGERPLSAASRLRAGELELDRSARRVRLAGAELALTPKAVMLLDYLMAHPGEVHTRERLLSTLWGFDFAASTRAVDHRVAELRRLLDDDPAEPRFIETVQTLGYRFCAEVVSG, via the coding sequence GTGACCGAGCGGCCCTCCCTCCTTCTGATCGACGACGACGAGGCCATCACGGCCGGACTCGGGTCCTTCCTCGAGCGCAGCGGGTTCACAGTCCGCGTCGCCGGCGACGGCCGTGACGGCCTCGCCGCACTGGCCGAGGAACGGTTCGACGTCGCGGTCTGCGATGTGATCATGCCCCACATGGACGGGCGCGAGTTCGTGCGCCGCCTGCGGGCGGAGGGGAGCTGGATGCCGGTGATCCTGCTCACCGCGGTCGGGGAGTCGTACGAGCGCAGCGCCGCGCTGGACGAAGGCGCCGACGACTACCTGAACAAGCCGTTCGATCCGCAGGAGCTGCTGTCGCGCATCAGGGCGGTGCTCCGCCGCAGCGTGCCGGGGGAGCGGCCGCTGAGCGCTGCCTCGCGGCTGCGTGCCGGCGAGCTCGAACTGGACCGCTCCGCCCGCCGGGTGCGGCTGGCCGGTGCGGAGCTCGCCCTCACGCCGAAGGCCGTGATGCTGCTGGACTACCTCATGGCGCATCCGGGCGAGGTGCACACCCGCGAACGACTGCTCTCGACACTGTGGGGGTTCGACTTCGCCGCGAGCACCCGCGCGGTGGACCACCGGGTTGCGGAGCTGCGCCGTCTGCTGGACGACGATCCGGCCGAGCCGCGGTTCATCGAGACGGTGCAGACCCTGGGCTACCGGTTCTGCGCGGAGGTGGTGAGCGGATGA
- a CDS encoding sensor histidine kinase yields MRRVRTAVVVLAPLLLAAVVALVLVVLGERRRLVVEVALPGVVVIVGAVAAAVVAIGLLVASARRRGARRREAARADGLADGREEERAARRRFLARLDHELKNPVTAIRATLAGAADPGVPLEGPLAVVDAQARRVAALVSDLRKLSEIETRPLETEPVVLEDLVNEAVAAVGQQRPDARGRVTVTVSRVPWPIPTLAADPDLLSLALDNVLGNAVKFADRGPIEVRVREDAGWAVVEVADTGRGVPPDAQAQVFDELARAENARDVPGSGIGLSLVRTILRRHGGDAQLLSREGAGTVVTLRLPIPPGAGGAATVGASRLP; encoded by the coding sequence ATGAGGCGCGTGAGGACGGCCGTCGTGGTGCTCGCCCCGCTGCTTCTGGCCGCCGTGGTCGCCCTCGTGCTGGTCGTGCTCGGCGAGCGTCGCCGGCTCGTGGTGGAAGTCGCCCTCCCCGGAGTCGTGGTGATCGTCGGGGCGGTCGCCGCCGCCGTCGTGGCGATCGGTCTGCTTGTCGCGTCCGCACGACGACGTGGTGCGCGTCGACGCGAGGCCGCGCGCGCCGACGGCCTCGCCGACGGGCGTGAGGAGGAGCGCGCCGCGCGCCGCCGCTTCCTCGCGCGCCTCGACCACGAGCTGAAGAACCCGGTCACCGCGATCCGCGCGACCCTGGCCGGCGCCGCGGATCCGGGGGTTCCGCTCGAGGGGCCGCTGGCCGTCGTCGACGCCCAGGCGCGCCGCGTGGCGGCGCTCGTGTCCGACCTCCGCAAGCTCTCCGAGATCGAGACCCGTCCGCTCGAGACCGAGCCCGTCGTGCTCGAGGATCTGGTGAACGAGGCCGTGGCGGCCGTCGGGCAGCAGCGTCCCGACGCGCGGGGGCGGGTGACGGTGACGGTCTCGCGCGTGCCGTGGCCGATCCCGACACTCGCCGCCGACCCCGACCTGCTGTCGCTCGCCCTCGACAACGTCCTGGGCAACGCGGTGAAGTTCGCCGACCGCGGGCCGATCGAAGTGCGCGTCCGCGAGGATGCCGGCTGGGCGGTCGTGGAGGTGGCCGACACCGGTCGCGGCGTTCCGCCGGATGCGCAGGCGCAGGTGTTCGACGAGCTCGCGCGGGCCGAGAACGCGCGGGATGTGCCCGGTTCGGGCATCGGTCTCTCCCTCGTCCGCACGATCCTGCGCCGGCACGGGGGCGATGCGCAGCTGCTCTCCCGCGAAGGGGCGGGCACGGTGGTCACCCTGCGGCTCCCCATCCCGCCCGGAGCCGGTGGGGCGGCGACCGTCGGCGCGTCCCGACTACCCTGA
- the tsaB gene encoding tRNA (adenosine(37)-N6)-threonylcarbamoyltransferase complex dimerization subunit type 1 TsaB yields the protein MFLGIDTSLGTAVALVDADGFVVAEASSDDPLGHAEVVGDLLAAVTAGQRITHVVSGMGPGPFTGLRVGIAAARAFALGCGIPVVPVPSHDAVALQVLLADAVESRDTPRFAVVTDARRREFACSVYDGLDDDGLPVRVGGPLLWPRDETDARLAESGARRVDAATVPAALLATAAARALGAGRALAGAEPLYLRSPDVTMPRGPKRVTA from the coding sequence GTGTTCCTCGGCATCGACACCTCCCTCGGCACGGCCGTCGCGCTCGTCGACGCCGACGGGTTCGTCGTCGCCGAGGCGTCGAGCGACGACCCGCTGGGCCACGCCGAGGTGGTCGGCGATCTGCTCGCCGCCGTCACCGCGGGTCAGCGCATCACGCACGTGGTCTCCGGCATGGGTCCGGGTCCTTTCACCGGCCTGCGCGTCGGGATCGCCGCCGCGCGCGCGTTCGCCCTCGGCTGCGGCATCCCCGTCGTCCCCGTGCCGAGCCACGACGCCGTCGCGCTGCAGGTGCTCCTGGCCGATGCGGTCGAGAGCCGTGACACGCCGCGATTCGCGGTGGTGACCGATGCCCGGCGGCGGGAGTTCGCCTGCTCCGTCTACGACGGGCTGGACGACGACGGGCTCCCCGTCCGCGTGGGCGGTCCGCTCCTCTGGCCGCGCGACGAGACCGACGCGCGTCTCGCCGAGTCCGGAGCGCGCCGGGTCGATGCGGCGACGGTGCCCGCCGCTCTGCTCGCGACCGCCGCCGCCCGCGCCCTCGGCGCCGGTCGAGCGCTCGCCGGCGCGGAGCCGCTGTACCTGCGCT